A region of Paractinoplanes abujensis DNA encodes the following proteins:
- a CDS encoding LacI family DNA-binding transcriptional regulator encodes MTRSERPTIVDVARAAGVSKGTVSFALNGRPGVAEETRQRILDAARDLGWTPSHQARALSVSRAFAVGLVLAREPELLGADPFFPAFIAGVERTLSDRGQALVLQVVPEAQEEAGYRRLAADGRVDGVFLLDLRVADPRIALLAELGLPAVSIARPEVPSPFPAVLVDDRPGIAAAVGHLVELGHTTIAHVAGPSHFLHGRVRRQAFEQAVKDAGLRPGPVVEADFSAAGGARATREVLVHKPTAIVYANDLMAIAGLSVASELGVVVPAQLSITGFDNTDLAAYVSPPLTTVRTDPYLWGRAAADALLASIEGGTVDDVPVPAAQLVVRASTSPMLPAV; translated from the coding sequence CCCGGCGTCGCCGAGGAGACCCGGCAGCGCATCCTCGACGCCGCCCGCGACCTCGGCTGGACCCCCAGCCACCAGGCCCGCGCGCTGTCGGTCTCACGCGCCTTCGCCGTCGGCCTGGTGCTGGCCCGCGAGCCCGAACTGCTCGGCGCCGACCCGTTCTTCCCGGCCTTCATCGCCGGCGTGGAGCGCACCCTGTCCGACCGCGGCCAGGCCCTGGTGCTGCAGGTCGTGCCCGAGGCGCAGGAGGAGGCGGGCTATCGCCGGCTCGCCGCCGACGGCCGGGTCGACGGGGTGTTCCTGCTCGACCTGCGCGTCGCCGACCCGCGCATCGCCCTGCTGGCGGAGCTGGGCCTGCCCGCCGTCTCCATCGCCCGGCCCGAGGTGCCCAGCCCCTTCCCGGCCGTACTCGTCGACGACCGTCCCGGCATCGCCGCCGCCGTAGGACACCTGGTCGAGCTCGGCCACACGACCATCGCGCACGTCGCCGGCCCGTCGCACTTCCTGCACGGCCGCGTCCGCCGCCAGGCGTTCGAGCAGGCGGTGAAGGACGCCGGTCTTCGGCCGGGCCCGGTCGTGGAGGCCGACTTCTCGGCGGCCGGGGGCGCCCGGGCCACCCGCGAGGTCCTCGTGCACAAACCCACCGCGATCGTCTACGCCAACGATCTGATGGCGATCGCGGGTTTGTCCGTGGCGTCCGAACTGGGCGTCGTCGTCCCTGCTCAGCTGTCGATCACCGGGTTTGACAACACCGATCTCGCGGCATATGTCAGCCCACCTCTGACCACCGTCCGCACCGACCCGTACCTGTGGGGCCGGGCGGCCGCCGACGCGCTTCTCGCGTCCATCGAGGGCGGAACGGTCGACGACGTTCCGGTCCCTGCCGCTCAACTCGTCGTCCGGGCGTCCACCTCGCCCATGCTCCCCGCTGTTTGA
- a CDS encoding extracellular solute-binding protein: MKRTLPAVLLTATLALAAGCDGSGGGDASQANAASGPITIWLSNNSEELAWGKAMVESWNAAHADQKITAQEIPAGKSSEEVIGAAITAGNAPCLIFNTAPAAIPQFQKQGGLVALDEFDGAAQYITDRTGDTAEQYKSPDGKFYQMPWKSNPVMIFYNKDIFAKAGLDPEKPALSTYDEFLTAARKIKSSGAAPAAIYPAPSSEFFQSWFDFYPLFAAETDGKQLVADKKAQFNSPEGQKVADFWKTIYAEGLAPKELYNGDSFADKKAAMAIVGPWAVAVYGDKVKWGAVPVPTSTGKPAEQVKTFSDAKNVAMYSACQNRATAWEVIKFATSQEQDGKLLDATGQMPLRKDLQTAYPDYFTQNPAYKQFADQAARTVEVPNVPNSVAIWQAFRDAYSESVIFGKQPVADAFSGAATKVDELASGS; encoded by the coding sequence ATGAAACGCACCCTCCCGGCAGTCCTTCTCACCGCAACCCTCGCCCTCGCCGCCGGCTGTGACGGCAGCGGCGGTGGCGACGCTTCCCAGGCCAACGCGGCCTCCGGGCCCATCACGATCTGGCTCTCCAACAACTCCGAGGAGCTGGCCTGGGGCAAGGCCATGGTTGAGTCGTGGAACGCCGCGCACGCCGACCAGAAGATCACCGCGCAGGAGATCCCCGCCGGCAAGAGCTCGGAGGAGGTCATCGGCGCCGCCATCACGGCCGGCAACGCGCCGTGCCTGATCTTCAACACCGCGCCCGCCGCGATCCCGCAGTTCCAGAAGCAGGGCGGCCTGGTCGCGCTGGACGAGTTCGACGGCGCCGCGCAGTACATCACCGACCGTACGGGCGACACGGCCGAGCAGTACAAGTCACCGGACGGCAAGTTCTACCAGATGCCGTGGAAGTCCAACCCGGTGATGATCTTCTACAACAAGGACATCTTCGCCAAGGCGGGCCTCGACCCGGAGAAGCCGGCCCTTTCCACGTACGACGAGTTCCTCACCGCCGCCCGCAAGATCAAGTCTTCGGGCGCGGCCCCGGCGGCCATCTACCCGGCGCCCTCCAGCGAGTTCTTCCAGTCCTGGTTCGACTTCTACCCGCTGTTCGCTGCCGAGACCGACGGCAAGCAACTCGTGGCGGACAAGAAGGCGCAGTTCAACAGCCCCGAAGGCCAGAAGGTGGCCGACTTCTGGAAGACGATCTACGCCGAGGGCCTGGCCCCCAAGGAGCTGTACAACGGCGACTCGTTCGCCGACAAGAAGGCGGCCATGGCCATCGTCGGCCCGTGGGCCGTCGCGGTCTACGGCGACAAGGTGAAGTGGGGCGCGGTGCCCGTGCCGACCTCCACCGGCAAGCCCGCCGAGCAGGTCAAGACGTTCAGCGACGCCAAGAACGTGGCCATGTACTCGGCCTGCCAGAACCGGGCCACCGCGTGGGAGGTCATCAAGTTCGCGACCAGTCAGGAGCAGGACGGCAAGCTGCTCGACGCGACCGGTCAGATGCCGCTGCGCAAGGACCTGCAGACGGCCTACCCGGACTACTTCACCCAGAACCCCGCGTACAAGCAGTTCGCCGACCAGGCCGCCCGTACGGTCGAGGTGCCCAACGTGCCGAACTCCGTGGCCATCTGGCAGGCGTTCCGCGACGCGTACTCGGAATCGGTGATCTTCGGTAAGCAGCCGGTGGCGGATGCCTTCTCCGGTGCCGCCACGAAGGTCGACGAGCTGGCCAGCGGGTCCTGA
- a CDS encoding carbohydrate ABC transporter permease gives MTAAPIEGGVRRNRVAAFFGRHPVGMILSAPYAVYIAVVFAYPLGFSLWISFHDYFFAAPGAVVDHPFVGFDNYKAVLTDPAVRQSFGNIGIFLIINVPLTAALALILAVALNRVVHARTFLRVAFYVPYVTASVAVVGVWLFLFNSGGLVNSVLGPFAPDPSWLVNEGLAMPVIALFVVWKQLGFFILLYLAALQNVPNELYESASVDGANGWNKFWSITVPAVRPATALVVILALITGANLFTEPYLLTGGGGPNGASTSPVLLMYQRGLQQGEPDFAAALGVILVIGVLIVALINRRFIEGKD, from the coding sequence ATGACGGCCGCCCCGATCGAGGGCGGTGTCCGACGCAACCGAGTGGCGGCCTTCTTCGGCCGCCACCCGGTGGGCATGATCCTGTCTGCCCCCTACGCCGTCTACATCGCCGTAGTCTTCGCGTACCCGCTCGGGTTCTCGTTGTGGATCAGCTTCCACGACTACTTCTTCGCCGCACCCGGCGCCGTCGTCGACCACCCGTTCGTCGGGTTCGACAACTACAAGGCCGTGCTGACCGACCCGGCCGTACGGCAGTCGTTCGGCAACATCGGCATCTTCCTGATCATCAACGTTCCCCTGACCGCGGCGCTGGCGCTGATCCTGGCGGTCGCGCTCAACCGCGTCGTGCACGCCCGCACCTTCCTGCGGGTGGCCTTCTACGTCCCGTACGTGACCGCCAGCGTCGCCGTCGTGGGTGTGTGGCTGTTCCTGTTCAACTCGGGCGGCCTGGTCAACTCGGTGCTCGGCCCGTTCGCGCCCGACCCGTCCTGGCTGGTCAACGAAGGCCTGGCCATGCCGGTCATCGCCCTGTTCGTGGTGTGGAAGCAGCTCGGCTTCTTCATCCTGCTCTACCTGGCGGCGCTGCAGAACGTGCCCAACGAGCTGTACGAGTCGGCCTCGGTCGACGGCGCCAACGGGTGGAACAAGTTCTGGTCGATCACCGTCCCGGCCGTCCGCCCGGCTACCGCGCTCGTGGTGATCCTGGCCCTGATCACCGGAGCCAACCTGTTCACCGAGCCCTACCTGCTCACCGGGGGCGGCGGCCCGAACGGCGCGTCCACCTCGCCGGTGCTGCTGATGTACCAGCGCGGCCTGCAGCAGGGCGAACCCGACTTCGCGGCCGCGCTCGGCGTGATCCTGGTGATCGGCGTGCTGATCGTGGCGCTGATCAACCGCCGGTTCATCGAAGGGAAGGACTGA
- a CDS encoding carbohydrate ABC transporter permease, which produces MARRPAAVRYVVLFLGALIFLFPFYYMLIGSLQSEPDTSIGGAFPTSGLTFGNYADINSRVDLVGSLINSGVFTGGVLLCTVVFGVLAGYALARLQFRGRGTLFALVLLVQVIPFQLLLVPLYVLIVRGYGLADSYLGMILPFAINTTAVFVFRQFFLQLPDDLFAAARLDGAGELRILRSVALPLVRPALLTAVLLTFIGPWNEFLWPFLITKQADMQPLAVSLANYISNVSSRAANPFGAILAGACVLAAPAVALFIAFQRQFTSTDIGSGVKG; this is translated from the coding sequence ATGGCCCGCCGGCCTGCCGCTGTGCGTTACGTCGTCCTCTTCCTGGGCGCGCTGATCTTCCTGTTCCCCTTCTACTACATGCTGATCGGCTCGCTGCAGTCCGAACCGGACACCTCGATCGGCGGCGCCTTCCCCACCTCGGGGCTGACGTTCGGCAACTACGCCGACATCAACTCGCGCGTCGACCTGGTCGGCTCGCTGATCAACTCCGGGGTGTTCACCGGTGGCGTGCTGCTGTGCACCGTTGTGTTCGGGGTGCTGGCCGGATACGCGCTGGCGCGGCTGCAGTTCCGGGGCCGGGGCACGCTGTTCGCCCTGGTCCTGCTGGTCCAGGTGATCCCGTTCCAGCTGCTGCTGGTGCCGCTCTACGTGCTCATCGTCCGCGGGTACGGGCTGGCCGACTCGTACCTGGGAATGATTTTGCCCTTCGCCATCAACACGACCGCCGTGTTCGTCTTCCGGCAGTTCTTCCTGCAGCTGCCGGACGACCTGTTCGCCGCGGCCCGGCTCGACGGCGCGGGCGAACTGCGGATCCTGCGCTCGGTCGCGCTCCCGCTGGTGCGGCCGGCGCTGCTGACCGCGGTGCTGCTCACCTTCATCGGCCCGTGGAACGAGTTCCTGTGGCCGTTCCTGATCACCAAGCAGGCCGACATGCAGCCGCTCGCGGTCTCCCTGGCCAACTACATCAGCAACGTCTCGTCCCGGGCGGCCAACCCGTTCGGCGCGATCCTGGCCGGCGCGTGCGTGCTGGCCGCCCCCGCGGTGGCGCTGTTCATCGCCTTCCAGAGGCAGTTCACCTCCACCGACATCGGTTCCGGCGTGAAAGGCTGA
- a CDS encoding glycoside hydrolase family 130 protein — MVPYTLTRLGVVMAPEPGNPLEAEGVLNPASGRTPDGRLFLLPRLVAEGNVSRVGLAEVVLRDGVPVAVERRGVVLAPDMGWERGLSNSGVEDPRTTWVPDLGLHLMTYVAFGPLGPKLALAVSADLHSWERLGPVQFQYQADLDTDLNLFPNKDAVFFPAPVPGPDGRPSFAMLHRPMWDLGWLRPGEGVHLPAGITDERAGIWISYVPVDEVLADIRALTRPRHHRCVAMSRYAYEELKIGGGPPPLRVPEGWLLIHHGVTGYVPSGWDPTGQDVTYAAGAMLLDPSDPGRVIDRTPEPIFIPETEDELSGVVPKVVFPTAIEEIDGVHYVFYGMADSKIGVARLDRVPEGARDETQVRTVGQRISPDGATSDVHAV; from the coding sequence ATGGTTCCGTACACCCTGACCCGGCTCGGCGTCGTCATGGCGCCCGAGCCCGGCAACCCCCTCGAGGCGGAAGGCGTCCTCAACCCGGCGAGCGGGCGCACCCCCGACGGACGGTTGTTCCTGCTGCCCCGGCTCGTCGCCGAGGGCAACGTCTCGCGAGTCGGCCTGGCCGAGGTCGTCCTGCGCGACGGCGTCCCCGTGGCCGTGGAACGCCGCGGCGTGGTCCTCGCCCCCGACATGGGCTGGGAGCGCGGGCTGTCCAATTCCGGCGTCGAGGATCCCCGTACGACGTGGGTGCCCGACCTCGGGCTGCACCTCATGACGTACGTCGCCTTCGGTCCGCTCGGGCCCAAGCTGGCGCTGGCCGTCTCGGCCGACCTGCACTCGTGGGAACGGCTCGGGCCGGTGCAGTTCCAGTACCAGGCCGACCTCGACACCGACCTGAACCTGTTCCCCAACAAGGACGCGGTGTTCTTTCCCGCACCGGTGCCCGGGCCCGACGGCCGTCCGTCGTTCGCGATGCTGCACCGTCCGATGTGGGACCTGGGCTGGCTGCGGCCGGGCGAGGGTGTGCACCTGCCGGCGGGCATCACCGACGAGCGGGCGGGCATCTGGATCTCGTACGTGCCGGTGGACGAGGTGCTCGCCGACATCCGGGCGCTGACCCGGCCGCGTCACCACCGCTGCGTGGCCATGTCGCGGTACGCGTACGAGGAACTCAAGATCGGCGGCGGGCCTCCCCCGCTGCGGGTGCCCGAGGGCTGGCTGCTGATCCACCACGGCGTCACCGGCTACGTGCCGTCGGGCTGGGACCCGACCGGGCAGGACGTCACGTACGCGGCCGGGGCGATGCTGCTCGACCCGTCCGACCCCGGACGCGTCATCGACCGTACTCCGGAACCGATCTTCATCCCCGAGACCGAGGACGAGTTGTCGGGCGTGGTGCCCAAGGTCGTCTTCCCCACCGCCATCGAGGAGATCGACGGCGTCCACTACGTCTTCTACGGCATGGCCGACAGCAAGATCGGCGTTGCCCGCCTCGATCGAGTCCCTGAAGGAGCGCGTGATGAAACGCAGGTCCGTACTGTTGGGCAGCGGATTAGCCCTGACGGCGCCACTTCTGACGTCCACGCCGTCTAG
- a CDS encoding AraC family transcriptional regulator, with protein sequence MEPLDELLRGVRADGAIFDRAWLPAPWEVRLGGELSLTLCALLQGEGQVVREDGEPQPIRFGEAVVLQGPEKFVVSGAEDARVLAVTYRISGHVPRRLLHILPPVLVLPYDTECSKTYDYLQSLTLGRQVVLDRLVDWLLVCTLSDWFDRPEAESPAWFRAMNDDVVGAALRAMHADPAGPWTLARLAQHTGASRTRLAKRFADLVGESPMAYLTDWRMALAADLLTDDSGTTVAAVARQVGYADAFGFSAAFKRVRGVSPTEHRSDPLVTGRA encoded by the coding sequence ATGGAGCCGCTGGACGAGCTGTTGCGCGGGGTGCGGGCCGACGGGGCGATCTTCGACCGGGCTTGGTTGCCGGCGCCGTGGGAAGTACGGCTGGGTGGTGAGTTGTCGTTGACCCTGTGCGCGCTGCTGCAGGGTGAGGGGCAGGTCGTTCGGGAGGACGGCGAACCGCAGCCGATTCGGTTCGGTGAGGCGGTCGTGTTGCAGGGGCCCGAGAAGTTCGTCGTCTCGGGGGCCGAGGATGCGCGGGTGCTCGCCGTCACGTATCGGATCAGCGGTCACGTACCCCGGCGGTTGCTGCACATTTTGCCGCCCGTCCTGGTGCTTCCGTACGACACCGAATGCTCGAAGACGTACGACTATCTGCAATCGCTCACCTTGGGCCGGCAGGTCGTGCTCGATCGGCTCGTCGACTGGCTGCTCGTGTGCACGTTGAGCGACTGGTTCGATCGCCCCGAGGCGGAGTCGCCCGCCTGGTTCCGCGCGATGAACGACGACGTCGTCGGCGCGGCCCTGCGGGCGATGCACGCCGACCCGGCCGGGCCGTGGACGCTGGCCCGCCTGGCCCAGCACACCGGCGCCTCCCGCACTAGGCTGGCCAAACGCTTCGCCGACCTGGTCGGGGAGTCGCCGATGGCTTACCTGACCGACTGGCGCATGGCCCTGGCCGCCGACCTGCTCACCGACGACAGCGGCACCACAGTCGCCGCCGTGGCGCGTCAGGTGGGATATGCCGATGCGTTCGGTTTCAGCGCCGCCTTCAAACGCGTCCGCGGCGTGAGCCCCACCGAACACCGCAGTGACCCGCTCGTCACCGGCCGGGCGTGA
- a CDS encoding SUKH-4 family immunity protein, giving the protein MVSHAALESWAGAGRVTCSFVNWHVPSEAIKTLAEVGLPRLDTRFVPSPQGGEVPVLSYGYVLGREEVEEGHQHSDDCSECSYFAIKEGAGEVLYGPPRAGDGEVLTVNTSLRYFVYFLHKQGAASSRYSQLPEEVMMRRYERVVNRLKNHDLTAMSDDSSFWRQRFTRLWG; this is encoded by the coding sequence ATGGTAAGTCATGCCGCATTGGAGTCGTGGGCAGGTGCAGGTCGTGTGACTTGCTCATTTGTAAATTGGCACGTACCGTCCGAGGCTATAAAAACCCTCGCTGAGGTTGGCCTTCCGCGTCTCGACACCAGGTTTGTGCCTTCGCCGCAAGGCGGTGAAGTTCCGGTTCTGAGTTACGGGTACGTTCTTGGTCGTGAGGAAGTCGAAGAGGGCCACCAGCATTCTGACGACTGCTCGGAGTGTAGTTACTTCGCCATTAAGGAAGGGGCCGGCGAGGTGCTTTATGGGCCGCCGAGGGCCGGCGACGGTGAAGTTCTGACAGTAAATACTTCGTTGCGTTATTTCGTCTATTTCCTGCACAAGCAGGGGGCTGCTTCGTCGAGATACAGCCAGCTGCCCGAAGAGGTAATGATGCGGCGATACGAGCGTGTGGTGAATCGCCTCAAGAACCATGACCTGACCGCGATGAGCGATGATTCAAGCTTTTGGCGCCAGCGGTTCACGAGGCTGTGGGGGTAG
- a CDS encoding transposase, giving the protein MLRRRRYPSDTTDTEWEILAPPLPAPASTTPTGGHPEAHPRREIVDAIRYVVDNGCKWRALSSDFPPWRTVYGFFARWAKNGVLEYVRDQLRRQIRVDAGRCARPVTAIIDS; this is encoded by the coding sequence CTGCTTCGGCGGCGCCGCTACCCGTCGGACACCACCGACACCGAGTGGGAGATCCTCGCCCCACCGCTGCCGGCCCCGGCTTCCACCACTCCGACCGGGGGCCATCCCGAAGCGCACCCGCGCCGGGAGATCGTGGACGCGATCCGCTACGTCGTCGACAACGGCTGCAAATGGCGAGCCCTGTCGTCGGACTTCCCGCCCTGGAGGACCGTCTACGGGTTCTTCGCCCGCTGGGCCAAGAACGGCGTGCTCGAGTACGTCCGCGACCAACTGCGCCGTCAGATCCGCGTCGACGCCGGCCGCTGCGCCCGCCCGGTCACCGCAATCATCGACTCGTAG
- a CDS encoding NmrA family NAD(P)-binding protein produces MTTRVNDILVLGATGKTGRRLVPRLRAKGATVRAASRSGEVTFDWTKPATWPAAVQGAGAVYLVAPDDPGPLPEFLSLASKSVRHIVQLSGRGLDAVDGDFAGMATAERLVRDSGADWTVLRANNFNQNFDEDLWQPPLAAGRLALPAGDVPEPFIDADDIADVAALVLTEAGHGGRQYELSGPQTLTFAEATEIIARAAGRPISYVELTPEAYRAELATTGYPPEVIDALDALFAAMRAGHSAQPTDDVRTLLGREGTPFTTYAERAARAGAWG; encoded by the coding sequence ATGACGACTCGTGTGAACGACATCCTGGTTCTGGGCGCGACCGGCAAGACCGGGCGACGGCTGGTCCCCCGGCTACGGGCGAAAGGCGCCACGGTACGGGCGGCGAGCCGCTCGGGTGAGGTCACGTTCGATTGGACCAAGCCGGCGACCTGGCCCGCGGCCGTTCAGGGAGCCGGGGCGGTCTACCTGGTCGCACCCGACGATCCGGGTCCGCTGCCCGAGTTTCTGTCGCTGGCGAGCAAGAGTGTGCGCCACATCGTGCAGCTTTCCGGTCGCGGGCTGGACGCGGTGGACGGCGACTTCGCGGGAATGGCGACGGCTGAGCGTTTGGTGCGCGACTCCGGCGCCGACTGGACGGTCTTGCGCGCGAACAACTTCAATCAGAACTTCGACGAGGACCTGTGGCAGCCGCCGCTGGCCGCGGGACGGCTCGCCCTGCCCGCGGGTGACGTCCCCGAGCCGTTCATCGACGCCGACGACATCGCCGATGTGGCCGCCCTGGTGCTGACCGAGGCCGGCCACGGCGGCCGCCAGTACGAGCTCTCCGGCCCGCAAACGCTCACTTTCGCCGAGGCCACCGAGATCATCGCGCGTGCGGCCGGGCGCCCGATCAGCTACGTCGAGCTGACCCCGGAGGCCTACCGCGCCGAACTGGCCACCACCGGCTACCCGCCCGAGGTCATCGATGCGCTCGACGCCCTCTTCGCGGCCATGCGCGCCGGCCATTCCGCCCAGCCCACCGACGACGTTCGCACCCTCCTCGGCCGCGAGGGCACACCCTTTACCACGTATGCGGAAAGGGCCGCTCGCGCGGGAGCTTGGGGCTGA
- a CDS encoding glycosyltransferase family 2 protein, with protein MSGWLILVAGYAIMLSWPISTVALVTIGVRYVASRRQDLVARSLQHGDGTPEHFWIIVPALNEEVVVGNTVKAALGLSGPGHTLARVLVVDDGSDDRTPEVLAAIDHPRLHVMRRDLPNARKGKGEALNAAYRYIAEQTALAGVSPDKVVLGIIDGDGQGSRNILLEVSRMLRDTAIGAVQVQVRIRNRNKLLGAVQDLEFGSIVNACQSLRDMLDTVGLGGNGQFTRLSALLALGDAPWSACLVEDLELGLRMHLSGVGIRYTSRAAVTQQAVVDVRRLTRQRTRWAQGNLQCARYLRQLVTSKRIGWTSLAEVLHYLLSPWANALVTVALAGTVAAGSVALAVGHPLSLIGSWLVLGQSAAVWLIVTWFPGFVWALLHRFRLRDETLPRLLVAALAYPAFLLLGLVATYRAIARQATGRQAWAKTERLAEEEIPTPALALAA; from the coding sequence ATGAGCGGGTGGCTGATCCTCGTCGCCGGCTACGCGATCATGTTGTCCTGGCCGATCTCCACCGTGGCGCTGGTGACCATCGGCGTGCGCTACGTGGCCTCGCGCCGGCAGGATCTCGTGGCCAGGTCGCTGCAGCACGGCGACGGCACCCCCGAGCACTTCTGGATCATCGTGCCGGCGCTGAACGAAGAGGTCGTCGTCGGCAACACGGTCAAGGCCGCGCTGGGCCTCAGCGGGCCGGGCCACACGCTGGCCCGGGTCCTGGTCGTCGACGACGGCTCGGACGACCGCACCCCCGAGGTGCTGGCCGCCATCGACCACCCCCGCCTGCACGTCATGCGCCGCGACCTGCCCAACGCCCGCAAGGGCAAGGGCGAGGCCCTCAACGCCGCGTACCGCTACATCGCCGAGCAGACCGCGCTGGCCGGCGTCAGCCCCGACAAGGTCGTCCTGGGCATCATCGACGGCGACGGTCAGGGCAGCCGCAACATCCTGCTCGAGGTCTCCCGCATGCTGCGCGACACCGCGATCGGGGCCGTCCAGGTGCAGGTGCGCATCCGCAACCGCAACAAGCTGCTCGGCGCCGTGCAGGACCTGGAGTTCGGTTCGATCGTCAACGCCTGCCAGAGCCTGCGCGACATGCTCGACACCGTCGGTCTCGGTGGCAACGGCCAGTTCACCCGGCTGTCGGCGCTGCTGGCCCTGGGCGACGCGCCCTGGTCGGCCTGCCTGGTCGAGGACCTCGAGCTGGGACTGCGCATGCACCTGTCCGGCGTCGGCATCCGCTACACCTCACGGGCCGCCGTCACCCAGCAGGCCGTGGTCGACGTCCGCCGGCTCACCCGCCAGCGCACCCGCTGGGCCCAGGGCAACCTGCAGTGCGCCCGCTACCTGCGGCAGCTGGTCACCTCGAAGCGGATCGGCTGGACCTCGCTGGCCGAGGTGCTGCACTACCTGCTCTCGCCGTGGGCCAACGCCCTGGTCACGGTCGCGCTGGCCGGCACGGTCGCGGCCGGCTCGGTCGCCCTGGCCGTCGGCCACCCGCTCTCGCTGATCGGATCGTGGCTCGTACTGGGTCAGAGCGCGGCCGTCTGGCTGATCGTCACCTGGTTCCCCGGTTTCGTCTGGGCTCTGCTGCACCGCTTCCGGCTCCGCGACGAGACCCTCCCGCGTCTGCTCGTGGCCGCCCTCGCCTACCCCGCGTTCCTGCTCCTGGGCCTGGTCGCCACCTACCGCGCCATCGCCCGCCAGGCCACCGGCCGCCAGGCCTGGGCCAAGACCGAACGCCTGGCCGAGGAAGAAATCCCCACCCCCGCTCTCGCTCTCGCTGCCTGA
- the wecB gene encoding non-hydrolyzing UDP-N-acetylglucosamine 2-epimerase, whose protein sequence is MTLPEVHLIGGTRPEAVKLAPVAIAMREQGLVEPVLLASGQHPAMVTQALAAFDLTADVTLTVERVTGSQAELFTEMVRRLDALWEVRTPAAVIVQGDTTTSLAGALAAFWRRIPVVHLEAGLRSGDLDSPFPEEANRKLVAQIASLHLAPTPLAAMNLLDENVSGEDVFVTGNTVVDATLAVAGRRLPYENQAVAAARMSSTNRLVLVTAHRRESWGEPLDRILGAVRELVAKYPDIDVILPSHPNPAVRAQVEAGLAGLERVTVTDPVAYPDLSRLLSEAYLVLTDSGGIQEEAPSFKVPALVLRDVTERVESINAGCAKLVGSDPALIVAEASALLDDPSRRDAMTAGANPYGDGLAAHRTAQATAGLLGLTSSPVEMIGVSR, encoded by the coding sequence ATGACGCTCCCCGAAGTCCACCTCATCGGCGGCACCCGCCCCGAGGCCGTCAAGCTCGCCCCCGTCGCGATCGCCATGCGCGAGCAGGGCCTGGTCGAGCCGGTGCTGCTGGCCAGCGGTCAGCACCCGGCGATGGTCACGCAGGCGCTGGCCGCGTTCGACCTCACCGCCGACGTCACGCTTACCGTCGAGCGGGTCACCGGCAGCCAGGCCGAGCTGTTCACCGAGATGGTCCGCCGGCTGGACGCGCTGTGGGAGGTCCGCACCCCGGCCGCCGTCATCGTGCAGGGCGACACCACGACGAGCCTGGCCGGCGCGCTCGCCGCTTTCTGGCGCCGGATCCCCGTCGTACACCTGGAAGCGGGTCTTCGCTCGGGCGATCTGGACTCGCCGTTCCCCGAGGAGGCCAACCGCAAGCTGGTCGCTCAGATCGCGTCCCTGCACCTGGCACCGACCCCGCTCGCGGCGATGAACCTGCTCGACGAGAACGTGTCCGGTGAGGACGTGTTCGTCACCGGCAACACGGTGGTCGACGCGACGCTCGCCGTGGCCGGACGCCGGCTGCCGTACGAGAACCAGGCCGTGGCCGCCGCCCGCATGAGCAGCACCAACCGGCTCGTGCTGGTCACCGCGCACCGCCGCGAGTCGTGGGGTGAGCCGCTCGACCGCATCCTGGGCGCCGTCCGCGAGCTGGTCGCGAAGTACCCCGACATCGACGTCATCCTGCCCAGCCACCCCAATCCCGCCGTACGGGCGCAGGTCGAGGCGGGTCTGGCCGGGCTCGAACGGGTCACCGTCACCGACCCCGTGGCCTACCCCGACCTGTCCCGCCTGCTGTCCGAGGCGTACCTGGTGCTCACCGACTCGGGTGGCATCCAGGAGGAGGCGCCCTCCTTCAAGGTGCCCGCCCTCGTGCTGCGCGACGTCACCGAGCGCGTCGAGTCGATCAACGCGGGCTGCGCCAAGCTCGTCGGGTCCGACCCCGCCCTCATCGTCGCCGAGGCGTCCGCCCTGCTCGACGACCCTTCGCGCCGCGACGCGATGACCGCCGGCGCCAACCCGTACGGGGACGGCCTGGCCGCCCACCGCACGGCGCAGGCCACCGCCGGCCTGCTCGGCCTCACCAGCTCCCCCGTTGAGATGATCGGAGTGTCCCGCTGA